The proteins below are encoded in one region of Patescibacteria group bacterium:
- a CDS encoding helix-turn-helix transcriptional regulator, whose translation MTTTSSVMPRIVSSTGTPAVFRRVVIADEISIGGTLRAAREALGFSIAECSRAIVVPERYLKAIEAEDFEALPGLVYEKHFITRYAQLLHVTVETTVLGWEELREEVPTRDQQFAQRVGWKDLMSGPTFWRRIGASTGALALVLYLGAQLVTMAAPPKLAIIEPTAGAIVTTENLIIAGNVTQGARISINGQSIIASPDGLFTVPVRLGPGPNSIRIVAEKRYGRPAILERQVYYAASKEAAAIPSEKNSL comes from the coding sequence ATGACTACGACCAGTAGTGTCATGCCTCGTATTGTAAGCTCGACGGGTACACCAGCGGTGTTCCGTCGGGTTGTTATTGCGGACGAAATTTCCATTGGCGGAACACTCAGAGCTGCTCGTGAAGCGTTGGGATTCAGCATTGCCGAATGCTCCAGAGCAATTGTTGTTCCAGAGCGGTATCTTAAAGCTATCGAAGCCGAAGATTTTGAAGCCCTACCGGGCCTAGTGTATGAGAAGCACTTTATTACCCGCTATGCACAGTTACTCCACGTAACGGTTGAAACAACGGTGCTTGGTTGGGAAGAGCTTCGGGAAGAAGTGCCAACCAGAGACCAACAGTTTGCTCAGCGAGTAGGCTGGAAAGACCTCATGAGCGGCCCAACCTTCTGGAGGCGAATCGGAGCCAGTACTGGTGCCTTGGCCTTGGTGCTTTACCTGGGAGCGCAACTCGTTACTATGGCGGCGCCACCGAAGCTGGCTATTATTGAGCCAACCGCGGGGGCCATTGTGACGACGGAAAATTTAATTATTGCCGGTAACGTTACTCAGGGCGCGCGGATTTCCATTAATGGGCAATCAATTATCGCTTCGCCAGACGGTCTTTTTACTGTTCCCGTTCGCCTAGGCCCAGGGCCAAACAGTATTCGCATTGTGGCTGAGAAGCGGTATGGCCGGCCGGCGATATTAGAGCGACAGGTGTACTACGCGGCGTCGAAAGAAGCCGCTGCAATTCCAAGCGAAAAGAATTCATTATAA
- the recA gene encoding recombinase RecA, with protein sequence MAKAKHTSGGDHRDKAAASAIAQIQERFGAGSIMRFGEAQTMDIDAVSTGCLSLDLALGVGGVPRGRIIEIYGPEASGKTTLAQHIVAEVQKAGGTAAFIDAEHALSPEYAKKIGVDVDKLFISQPDNGEQALEILETLVRSNGVDVVVVDSVAALVPRAEIEGEMGDSHMGLQARLMSQALRKLAGIVSKTQTVVIFINQIRMKIGVFFGNPETTTGGTALKFYSSVRIEVRRAAQIKSGEKNVGNRVKVKIVKNKVAPPFQTTEFDIMYNEGISVAGDLIDTGLLYGAVEKNGNSYSVGEEKLGVGRETARQYLREHKDTMKRIREIVMKKVAEDRLAQKPLPAPDSEE encoded by the coding sequence ATGGCAAAAGCAAAACATACAAGTGGCGGGGACCATCGGGATAAAGCAGCCGCATCGGCGATTGCGCAGATCCAAGAGCGCTTTGGGGCGGGTTCAATTATGCGCTTCGGTGAAGCACAAACTATGGATATCGATGCAGTTTCAACTGGCTGTTTGTCGCTCGACTTGGCGCTCGGCGTTGGTGGTGTACCTCGGGGCCGCATCATTGAAATTTATGGTCCAGAAGCATCTGGTAAAACTACGTTGGCGCAACACATTGTGGCCGAGGTGCAAAAGGCTGGCGGTACCGCTGCCTTTATTGACGCTGAACACGCCTTGTCGCCGGAGTACGCCAAAAAAATTGGCGTGGACGTCGACAAGCTTTTTATTTCGCAGCCAGACAACGGCGAGCAAGCATTGGAAATTTTAGAAACACTTGTTCGTTCCAATGGTGTCGATGTTGTTGTTGTTGACTCGGTGGCGGCGTTAGTGCCACGGGCAGAAATTGAGGGCGAAATGGGGGATTCTCACATGGGACTGCAGGCTCGGCTGATGAGCCAGGCACTCAGAAAACTGGCAGGTATAGTTTCAAAGACGCAGACCGTCGTTATTTTCATCAACCAGATTCGAATGAAGATTGGTGTCTTTTTTGGTAATCCAGAAACGACCACCGGAGGCACGGCCCTGAAGTTTTACTCGTCAGTGCGGATTGAAGTTCGCCGAGCGGCGCAGATTAAATCTGGAGAGAAGAATGTGGGAAACAGGGTAAAGGTGAAGATTGTGAAAAATAAAGTAGCCCCACCATTTCAGACCACCGAGTTTGATATTATGTATAACGAAGGCATTTCTGTGGCTGGGGACCTTATCGATACGGGGCTACTTTATGGTGCCGTTGAAAAAAATGGGAACAGTTACAGTGTGGGCGAAGAAAAGTTGGGTGTGGGTAGGGAGACCGCGCGGCAGTATCTGCGAGAGCACAAAGACACGATGAAGCGCATCCGGGAGATTGTTATGAAAAAAGTTGCGGAAGATAGGTTGGCCCAGAAACCATTGCCAGCGCCAGACAGCGAAGAATAA
- the efp gene encoding elongation factor P, which translates to MGMISTLNDIKVGLVINYDGEPFIVLEANFVRMQQRKPVMQTKMRHLITGKVLEISFKPGDRVETADLVRRKVSYLYREGDQLQFMDGDTFEQFSLSASVLGTKISFLKDGEILDVLYYNDKPINIELPKKVELKVLETEPGARGDTAQGNVLKAAKLETGATLNVPLFIKEGDTIRVNTEREEYVERV; encoded by the coding sequence ATGGGGATGATCTCCACTTTAAACGACATCAAGGTTGGCCTCGTCATTAATTACGATGGCGAACCGTTCATTGTGCTTGAGGCAAACTTTGTTCGTATGCAACAACGGAAGCCTGTCATGCAAACGAAGATGCGCCACCTCATTACTGGCAAGGTTTTGGAAATTAGCTTTAAGCCTGGCGACCGAGTAGAAACAGCTGACTTAGTTCGGCGCAAAGTGAGCTACCTCTACCGAGAGGGTGACCAATTGCAATTCATGGATGGCGATACCTTTGAGCAATTTTCTCTGTCGGCTTCGGTACTTGGCACTAAAATTAGTTTTTTGAAAGACGGCGAGATTCTCGACGTCCTGTACTACAACGACAAACCCATTAACATTGAGTTACCGAAGAAGGTTGAGTTAAAGGTTTTGGAAACTGAACCAGGTGCCCGTGGTGACACCGCCCAAGGCAACGTTTTGAAAGCCGCGAAGCTAGAAACCGGCGCTACCCTAAATGTTCCTTTGTTTATCAAAGAAGGTGACACCATTCGGGTGAATACCGAACGGGAAGAATACGTAGAACGGGTGTAG
- the rpsR gene encoding 30S ribosomal protein S18: MSKPTSHTSAIAPKSRYCHFCVNGINDIDYKETVILQRYTSSYAKIVPRRKSGVCATHQRKLATAIKRARVMALLPFVNQQ, translated from the coding sequence ATGAGCAAACCAACTTCACACACCTCGGCCATTGCGCCAAAAAGTCGCTACTGTCACTTCTGCGTTAACGGCATCAACGACATCGACTACAAAGAAACCGTGATTCTGCAGCGATACACATCGTCATACGCAAAAATCGTTCCTCGGCGAAAGAGTGGTGTCTGCGCCACGCATCAACGAAAGCTCGCCACTGCTATAAAGCGGGCAAGAGTAATGGCGTTGCTACCGTTTGTGAACCAACAGTAG
- a CDS encoding single-stranded DNA-binding protein translates to MAMSLNKVLLIGNLTRDPEVRATPQGQNVATFSVATNRSWTTPAGEKQERTEYHNIVVWGKLAEIAGRFLGKGRKIYIEGRLQTREWEAQDGAKKNRTEIVAENFIMLDKASGEMPFRPTTSNSPQSNGNEGVQPEPIEDEIQLENIPF, encoded by the coding sequence ATGGCAATGAGTCTAAATAAGGTTCTCCTCATTGGGAACCTAACCCGCGACCCAGAGGTACGAGCAACACCACAAGGTCAAAACGTCGCGACCTTTAGTGTTGCTACCAATCGGAGCTGGACAACGCCAGCCGGTGAGAAACAGGAGCGCACCGAATATCACAACATCGTCGTCTGGGGTAAATTGGCAGAAATCGCCGGCCGTTTCCTTGGCAAGGGCCGCAAAATCTACATCGAAGGCCGGCTGCAGACTCGCGAGTGGGAGGCGCAAGACGGCGCAAAAAAGAATCGAACGGAGATTGTGGCAGAAAACTTTATCATGCTCGACAAAGCTAGTGGAGAAATGCCCTTCCGCCCCACTACCAGCAACTCACCGCAGAGTAACGGCAATGAAGGCGTTCAGCCAGAACCGATCGAAGACGAAATTCAACTTGAAAACATTCCATTCTAA
- the rpsF gene encoding 30S ribosomal protein S6, with protein sequence MKRYELLYMVAGSTGDDGVPPVIAKVTEQLQVNGCEVSHEVNLEKRRLAYPIKHERYAYYRLVEFSAEPSAVAKLNETFRLTQDILRHLIVEKPVKSAATIEREQALRTRLAARRQQRAVAAGVAEEAAAESATPAMSAEELDEKLSRIVDEAPLA encoded by the coding sequence ATGAAACGATACGAACTGCTCTACATGGTCGCCGGCAGCACTGGCGACGATGGTGTTCCTCCAGTCATCGCAAAAGTAACAGAACAGCTGCAAGTAAACGGCTGTGAAGTTTCGCACGAGGTCAATCTCGAAAAACGTCGCTTGGCGTACCCTATTAAGCACGAGCGCTACGCGTATTATCGATTGGTTGAGTTCAGTGCCGAACCAAGTGCCGTGGCGAAGTTGAACGAAACATTCCGCTTGACGCAAGACATATTGCGCCACCTCATTGTTGAGAAACCGGTAAAGAGTGCCGCAACGATTGAGCGAGAGCAAGCACTACGCACCCGATTGGCTGCTCGTCGACAACAGCGCGCTGTCGCCGCTGGCGTGGCCGAAGAAGCGGCCGCTGAGAGTGCTACCCCAGCCATGAGCGCCGAAGAGCTCGATGAAAAATTATCGAGGATTGTCGACGAAGCTCCGTTAGCGTAA
- a CDS encoding DUF378 domain-containing protein codes for MKNLHMLTFLLLVVGGLNWLLQGLFGWEIGSLFGGMDMVISRVIYILVGLSAIYEIGTHKSTCKMCGMKTPSGMPTGSMS; via the coding sequence ATGAAAAATCTTCACATGTTAACTTTCCTTCTTCTCGTTGTTGGCGGCCTTAACTGGCTTTTGCAGGGTCTTTTTGGTTGGGAAATTGGTTCACTCTTTGGTGGTATGGATATGGTTATTTCAAGAGTGATTTACATCTTGGTTGGTTTGTCTGCTATTTACGAAATAGGTACCCATAAGTCGACTTGCAAGATGTGTGGTATGAAAACCCCATCAGGAATGCCCACCGGTTCAATGTCGTAA